aaatgaaggggtaaaattgtccgttcacctgtttagtgtattattattcgtatttctcttgtcctatacgcggtatatatgaatataatctcagccgAAGTCtgaatcgaagccatataatctcagtcgaagtctcttcgagtgtgattatattcatatatatagcgtataggacaggagaaatacgagtaataatacactatacaggtgaacggacaattttatcccttcatttgacctcaacttaatcaaaatttgacgaaaggaccaacattggaaaaaaattgaaagtcaagggacttaaattgtccaaattaaaagtcgaggactaattttgaaaaatcaacatagtcagaggaccattgctggaattaactctttctttttGGTTGAACCAAttgaaattatcaaaatatcacCGCCCATATATTTAAAATCAAAAGATTTTACTTTTAGACACAACTCAATTAGTCCGTCGACCTAAAATAACTTAATAGTTTTGCTTTGTTGTGCATTTGAGGGCTTGTAGAGCCATGCCCAACACCAACTTTTCCTGGCATATGCATAATAAAGATATTAAATGCCCTTGGAGTATTTATATAGCATAGTTGATTCGTTGCCTGACTTAGATGTTATGGAGGCAGCAATGTGGGGTTCAAATCCTACTGTAAATATGTATGGAAAAAGATCGAAAGATGATGGAAGGTTTGAATTAGATCCTTATGTGCATATAATGACTAAAATTTGATTGATGGAGTGATTGTGCGACTTGCAATTTATCTCTGCAGTGACTCTAGGAGCGGGTCATATGGGTCTAGGATTAGTTCGACGAAGTTAAAATCACctaagtttaaaataataataataaaagtactAATTCCAAAGACCAAAaccttattaaaaatataaaaataaaaatcctattaaattcaaaaaaaaaatcctattaaatattaaaacttacttctttttttttttttgactttatCTTTTGCTTCTTATTCTCGTATCACAtactaattaactaaaaaaatgaaataataatttttttatccaTATTGCTTAAAGTATATAAAACATTTTCCTACTtcaaattagttgttagtttgAGAATAATATATTGAAGTGGACGGTTGTTGAGTGTTCCAATATTGGAAAATTGGAATCTAACTTAGATCATACAACAAACGGAATCACaaattagtatattattattattattattattactattaaataTTGTTATGGACAATAAAGACTCCAATATTACGGGGTAAGCGTGGACGGGCGACCGAGTAAACCGCTGGCCAACAGGTAAGCTCCCGCCCATAGTCATGACACCAAAACCAGCAAACAGAGTCTCTGGTTTTGCTTTTCAATTTCCCATTCGTTATCGTAAAGATAAACATGGACAAATAAATCAATATCGAAATAAACAAACCAAAAttagttttctattttattttttttaacgttAAGTAGTTGATCACGGCTTTAAATTTCCCGAAAACCAGGAGCGACTTCAGGTGGGCCTCCAAGCCAACCGAAATGTGGCGATTCGATCTCTCTTCTGACACTCATACCTTTAACCTTTGTGATACCCACGCGCAACCTATTCAtctctaaattaattaattaaactcaCATTCCcctttttctatttcttttttcttttccttctaaAAGAATCCCAAGACCCCAACTCCACGCGATCACGTTCCAACTCAACAGAATATTTGGAATGATGTAAATCATAGTAATTTAGTTGAGAGGTTGTTCCTACACTACCACTGGTGAGACTCAATTCCTAGTTTTTATTCTTAAACTTTACTCCCGTGACCAACTGAATTGCCCATGCGAAGAAATTTATCGTTTCTTTTTTCTCCCGAAAGGTTTAATTCTCAACCTAAGGGTCTCCCACACTGCTGATAGAGGCATGTGTGATGATATGATGTAAATCACAGTCAAATGCTAGAGTTTCAAACTTTGGTCTATTTTCACAAATACTGGTTACTGAACTAGTGAGTTAAGATCGTGCATACTTCTTTTTCAGACAACCTTATTAACCTGCCCTAAACCTCCAATATTTGTGGTAGAGATCGAACCTCCACAATATGATTGGAAGAAGTTTTAAGTGAAAATTTTAATCCACTAAACTAATGTCTTATGCACACTATTTACTTTTTGCTTCATACTAAGTTACTAACATAATTCGTCCAAATTActttaaaaagaaattcaatAAGTAATCAAATTATacacaaaaatgtaattagacTACTATACAATTAACAAAGTAAGTTACTCTAATTTTTATCGcttaatgaaatttttgtttcacTTGATTATTTTTTGACAATGGAGAGTCAGATACCTATTTTGCTAACGTTGAAGAACAAAGGTACTAACAATGAGAAATCTttacttaaaatataaaaattaaaaaaaaaaaaaaacaatgagaaATCTTAAAAAATTGCAAGTGAACATAAGCGTATATAGTAACCTGCAATTAACCGAGAGACAAGGAGAACATGTCATTGGATGTAACGCACTGGTGAAGGTGAACATTAAAGACTTTTTTTCTTAAGCATTCAGTTTGAATTTGAAATGTGCAGAGGTTTAAGATTCTGGCACAATGCTTGGTGCTCTCACCAACCATTTaggaaacattttcattttcaatgtttagttgttttaaaaattattattattattattattattattattctcaaaTTCCTAAACGCACAACCGtaccttttattattattattattattattattattattaaaactcCATAACCGTCCACAATAAAAGTCCAAATCACTCCCCTCAGCAACGGCAATTGGCGAAGAAGATGGATGTTTAGGCGGTGATGGTGGAAGCTCAGCGTGGATATCGACAGTTGGATGGGCGGCGACAGTGGGATCTTGACGTGGCTATCGATGGTGACGTTGGGCGTCAACGATGACCTGGCCGGGTTTGGGGTGCGACGATGGCTGGAAGCAAGGTGGTGTTGCTGGGCGTGATGACGACGACGACCTGGTAAGGTTTGGAGTGCGACGTCGGCTGGCAGCAAGGTGGTGGCGCTGCGTGCGGTGACAATGCCTATGGAAAATGACTATCACCAAAAAAAAGAGGGGGAAGTTATTTTCCGAAAAAGCACtcctattttccattgaccaccTCAcccattttccattgactttcaTTTTCCCCTTCTTGCCAAATACtgaaaacccgaaaaatgatttctagaaattatatttccgggtttccaaacacacccttaatctaACTTTCACTAATATTTACACAATTGCCAAAGATAGAAGTAAACCCGAGTTTCCAATTCATTAATTTGAATGAGATGACCTTGTAAGAACACCTTCCTTAATAGATATAGGGATAGAGAATCTATTGGAAATGTCCTCCAGGCCATGACCTGTTAGTGATGAAACCTATGTTCCCAAATCTTATACTATTGAATCATGTATCGTGTCTTGAAGTTGTACTGTTCCATCTTGATGGGATTGGATTAAGTCAACCCATTAGTCAGTCGAGGCATTTGAAGGCAGTCATATCGGCAGTCGGACTCAGCACCCAGTTCGGGACTTGACCAGTCAACTGCGACGGTAAAGGAAGGAATTACATGGCAACTACACAATTATGGAAAGACAATCAAGGCCAACCTAAATTAGCTCATACCCTCTAAATTATCCTTCTATTTCCTAAAACTCACCTTCCAACCCTATTAATTACCATACAGATCCCAAATTACAATAAATATTGTATTTCATTTTACTATAAAAGGCCCTAGTCAGTCATAGAGAAGGGCATCGAAATCCTCTCACCACACACCTCTCTAGAAACACCATATTGTACATGTGCCCGACTCCATATAAAATATAGTGAATTCTAGCTTGATACTGTCCAAAAAGGCCCGTGATTTTCACGTAAAATAATtgtgttcttttatttttctcttagtTTATTTACACTTTAGTTATTTTCTGGTGATATTGGCATGCTGTTTGACTACCCCGTAATCAATAAAACGAACACATCTATTATTGCTTCATCCTCAAAATCATCTAGCAATAGTCTTGTAAGAAATTGAAGTAGATATTCACCATTTGTTACTTCTTCAACTTCCTGGTATAATTTGTTTCCTAGCCTTAGTTTGTCCAACTTATCTTCAAGATATTCTATACCACTAAGATTGATTTTGGGCTCATCAATTATAACATGAGTAAATTCTTCCACCACCATAGTGCATTTCTTTGGGAATCTTATAGGCTTTACTTGTTGATGAATACCCTAAGGAAATGACCTTCATTTGCTAGCTTATCGAAGGTCTTCAAATGTCCTTATGTTTGGTCATATACTCGTATTTATAGGGACAAGTTTTAATGCGGTCACTTACCATTAAGTACGCATAAATGCACCATAAAGTGTTTAGAAATGCATCATTGGATGTGGTGAAGTGTTGTGTGTTTTGTGGTGCGCTTCATTGTGGTACACTTTTGAATactgtgtggtgcatttatgtatACCTGATGGTGAATTCGCACCGACTGGGTGGGGAGGGGTGAGGGACGACAACTGTACTGTCCCCATTACTTCTCCTTTGGATCTGCCCTTGGCACCAATAGTGGGTGAAAAtcgcaaaaaaaatattattatttttaatatttgatattattataaacatgaaatatatattggATAGATGTGTCAAAAGTCTTGTGATCGGGTAGCATATCCGTGACTTCTCACATGAGAGGGAGGTTTGGACCCCAGTAAAACGTAATGCTTAAgctaatgtttattttttatttttcacacagAAAACCAAACATGGCCTAAAATTTAATATACCATTACCACAATTAAGCAATAAAAAAATGGAGGTTGACCCAGATTCTTATATTGGGAGTGCATTCACGCTCCACTTGGAGGAGCCGGGAGCGTACATGTACACAATGttagcttagcttcttgtttcattttatccacttacattaattaattattattattattattgtctgaataataataaataaatatatgtaataaaaatgAGAGTCAGTGGAGGTACATCCCCTAGTTCCATGTATATGGAAACCTGGTTTTTCATTCTTTAATCCAAAAACACGCCGCCAATGTCATCTGTTTCTTATTACTATTCTCAAACCACTGCGCCACTTGATTGGAAACCACCCCACCACCCTACCAAAACCCAACGTTTcgtttatacatatatattctcacgtttatacatatataacataacCCACCATCGATAGATCTTCAACTAATTAACCTAGTTGTTCCATACGAAGGTCTgtctttctttgtttcttgatttGTACGACAGATATCCGCAGAAAGTGGAGTGAATATGAGGTTGAGCTGTAATGGTTGTCGAGTTCTGAGAAAAGGGTGCAGTGATGACTGCATCATACGCCCTTGCCTTCAGTGGATAAAAAACCCCGAGTCCCAGGCTAATGCCACCGTTTTCCTCGCCAAGTTCTACGGCCGTGCTGGCCTCCTGAACCTCATCAACGCCGGCCCCCAAAACCTCCGTCCTGGTCAGTACTCTCAAACAACTTTACTGTTTCTgaattgaaacatgtgctccatctGAACTAAAAGTCTAATTAATCTGATGGTTGGATGGtatgtttttaactaaaaatttaaattgacagttaaattgcacatttttgtttatattttatatatatatgcgcttAACATGTTCCTTCATATGTGTGTGGAATAGGGTCCAAGTAATATGTAAACACATATAGTCTCTTTTGGGTTGGATTGGTTcaaatatcaaattgaattatgtgtttcatctcaactaattAAAAGTTTATCTTATAGTTGAActgtatatttatgtttatatattatatgttcagcATGCAGTCACTCCATGTGTGTAGAGCGGATTACTTTTTAGTAGGATCGAAGTAATATGCATGTAGACATAATCTCTCTTGGCTTGGTTCTAGAATCAAATTACTGTAAAATATATGTTTCATCCCAACTAACTAAAAGTTTATACTGGTAGTTAGACTTtacatttatgttatatattatatatatatatatgccggACATGTCTTACATTAGTTGCATGCGGCCATGTGATTGAAGGTGTCTAAAGGATGCTTTCTTGTTTGTGTTTTCAGCAATCTTTAGATCATTGCTGTACGAGGCATGCGGGAGAATTGTGAACCCTATATACGGGTCGGTCGGGTTGCTATGGTCCGGGAACTGGCAGCTCTGTCAGAACGCGGTTCAGGCGGTTCTGAAAGGAGACCCGGTGGTTCCCATAACATCTGAAGCCGCGGCGGCGACTAACAACGAGCCGCCGTTGAAGTTTTGCGATATCCGGCACGTGAACAAGGACGAGATGAATTGTGCGGCATCCACGGATCTTCACCGGGTCAGGACCCGGTGCCGGTTCAAGAAATCGGGCGCGAAGTCTCGGGTCCGGATCGGGTTCAGCGACGAGGAGGGTAACAGGTCGACGACGAGCCATGAGTCTGCGCTGAGCCACCAGTCGCAGGGCATGGATATGGAGCCGAATTTGGAAGAGCCAAGCCGCGAGGTTGAGAGCTCAGCCATGGCCGCCGAGTCAAGCGGGAAGGAAGGGCAAGCCGAAGCGGGGGATGGTGAAATTGAGCTGGAGCTCACGCTTGGCCTCGCGCCGTCTCAAAGGAGAAGCCGAATCCATGATGGGAATTGAAGCTGTTGGCTCGGCTAGCTTCGATCGATGAGGAGTGCACACTGTACAGAAGACCTGGGCATTTGATTATTATGCAAGGAAAATGCTCTTTTCTAAAAATTTTGTTCGATATAACAAAATAATCATCCGCAACATAGTACGtcaaatgacatttttagtgTTAAGAGCAgctcttttatttttcaatgcTTAATAATCAATTGTAGTtcaattttgtataattaattccCTCTTTTCTTTTTCGTCTTCACCTTTTTGcccttattattaatattaatagataTACATATGTTATGTTATTTGATTGAAAGTTAAGATTATCTTTTTCTATGGAGTCCctttgaatatataataaatgttttttgaaaacaatgaaAACTTATTTCtgtaaaatgaataattttgtaaaaaatattttcactttttgGTGTTTAGATGAAAgtcagaaaataattttttttttctatttagttGAAAgtcagaaaattatattttttctatttgtttcatttaaaaaaaacataaacataaatttattataaaattatttattataaactaTAGATTGCTTTAATGAtgacaataattattatttatattaaaataaaattataatagttataaagattaataataattataataaaaataattaacccAACTATTTCGAAAAAACACAATTAAGCCCACCCATCTGTTAATTGTTAAAGTGCATTTAGAAGatatacaaaatataacatgacaaaaagattaaaacacataaataaatatttaaaaaaaaaaaaaaacatcctgCCAACGATGATGTTTTAACACAGCAATCTTCTAGTTCATTACATCTTCCACCCATGCATCGATTTCCTTCCATCGGTTGTAAAACTGACAGGTCCTAGGagattattagtattattattattattattattatttttggaggCTAGTGACGCCAAGTCTAGCAATGAGAGGTTAGGAAAATTATTGGACGGAAGTCTGATCTAAGTCTACCACCTTACCTCTAAAAAATGTGACGatatacaagaaaataaagttacacgTTCGCTACCGTAGACCAAGGTTTTTGAATTCTCTTGTTAGACCTCCAAACCAAAAGTAAAGTCCTCAAGTTCTCATTCTAATTTCGAAACACAATTTCCTTACAtaagttatatcatggactaatGTCTACCATGCACATTATGAATCCGGGTTTGATAAACCTTGGTCCAAAGTGACgtcattttgtttaaattagtTTGTGAATGTTTTCTCTCCTGTTCAGTAAACATTCACCTTTGTAATATGGTACATAAACTAACATCtgtaagtacataatatgtgaattgtaACTTTATTCTAAGttcataatatgtgaattgttGTCGTTAAATAAACTTAAAGCTAAATGTTCATAACTTGAGTGTTTGACATGTAATCATGATTATGATGTAATTTTAAGAGATATTTTGTTGGAAATTAGCAAGTTTTTATTATGGACTTAAGGTATTGATTTTATAAACTTATAGTTAATAGATTATGTACTTCTACTTAATAGATGATGTACATGTTCTAATCTAATTCATTAATAAATTTAGTGTTTCACAAGTAATCacaattatagtatatatacttttcatagatatttgattgaaaataagtaagtttttattattgattttataaacGCGTAGTGGTTTGCTCCACATGGGTGAGGATCAAACCctcaacctcatgcttaagggatAAAGTGTTGAACCACCACGCCAATGTTGGttgtaattaatagattatgtatACATAGTACCAATGTGTTTTTTATTGCgcgagaaaaaaaaaggaagaaatggaaaaagaaaaggccATGCTAATTTAGGCAAAAGAAATCATTTTGGACCAATTCAAGGTTCATAGTGTGCACAATGAACCTTGTCCACTATATAACGATTGATTTGCTTAAgatttttagtgttttttttttccttggacTCATGTTATTGGGCTTTCTAATTACACCAAATTGACCATGGGCTTGTTGTTAGACTTGAGCTTCAATAATGAGAGAGTTGTTATTTTCTACAGTTAGATTCCAGGCATCATGGGAGGAAATGACATCG
This portion of the Ipomoea triloba cultivar NCNSP0323 chromosome 5, ASM357664v1 genome encodes:
- the LOC116019375 gene encoding LOB domain-containing protein 41, translating into MRLSCNGCRVLRKGCSDDCIIRPCLQWIKNPESQANATVFLAKFYGRAGLLNLINAGPQNLRPAIFRSLLYEACGRIVNPIYGSVGLLWSGNWQLCQNAVQAVLKGDPVVPITSEAAAATNNEPPLKFCDIRHVNKDEMNCAASTDLHRVRTRCRFKKSGAKSRVRIGFSDEEGNRSTTSHESALSHQSQGMDMEPNLEEPSREVESSAMAAESSGKEGQAEAGDGEIELELTLGLAPSQRRSRIHDGN